The Saccharopolyspora gloriosae genome window below encodes:
- a CDS encoding FAD-binding protein — MLDPIRRTPAEAPSAAPDADVVVDREVDFLCIGGGLGGLAAAVRAAELGGEVLVAERSEFVGGVAAYSGGFVWVGGNPLQSPQDAPIDAVESYLDHVQGDRPVDRAARRDYLHDAREATAWFASAGVPLRTIPGAPDLYYPAPGSTAEGRLFECVVDGRELGPWREHLRPGPYYDVGVSRTEQYADSRRDERDADRLTHGVGLAAAFVREALVRRGVECLLESRARELLLDGTTVVGAVLDGPHGQVRVRARGGVLIAAGGYGGSPQGAELEDLPELVESAPPVVDGDSIALAEQTGAGLVRGADPFFSVGYAFPGEVHPGTDVPLVRPLLTHLGSPHSLIVNRDGRRFGDESYYGALISALRRFDARQRRWANVPCWFVVDDEFRRRYGIGPHAPGAPWPSSIPRADDLRELAGLIGVDENGLERTVAEFNRAADLGEDPEFGRGSLPFVRRTYGDPAHGPNPCLGALRTPPFHALELSLVGFGMGTLGLRIDRDARVLRRDGSPVDGLYATGNAAATRELRGYVTGLANARNYTYAYRAAGHASGRRAVPESP; from the coding sequence GTGCTCGATCCGATCCGCCGCACACCTGCGGAGGCTCCGTCCGCCGCGCCGGACGCCGACGTGGTGGTGGACCGGGAGGTGGACTTCCTCTGCATCGGTGGTGGGCTCGGCGGGCTCGCCGCGGCGGTGCGGGCGGCCGAGCTCGGCGGCGAGGTCCTCGTCGCCGAGCGGTCCGAGTTCGTGGGCGGCGTCGCGGCCTACAGCGGCGGGTTCGTCTGGGTCGGCGGGAATCCCCTGCAGTCACCGCAGGACGCCCCGATCGACGCGGTCGAGTCCTATTTGGACCACGTCCAGGGCGACCGCCCGGTGGACCGCGCGGCCCGGCGCGACTACCTCCACGACGCCCGGGAGGCGACCGCGTGGTTCGCGTCGGCGGGCGTGCCGCTGCGGACCATCCCGGGAGCTCCGGACCTCTACTACCCCGCGCCCGGTTCGACGGCCGAAGGGCGGTTGTTCGAGTGCGTCGTCGACGGCCGGGAGCTCGGCCCGTGGCGGGAGCACCTGCGGCCGGGGCCGTACTACGACGTGGGCGTCAGCCGCACCGAGCAGTACGCCGATTCGCGCCGCGACGAGCGGGACGCGGACCGCTTGACCCACGGGGTCGGGCTCGCCGCCGCGTTCGTCCGGGAGGCGCTGGTGCGCCGGGGCGTCGAGTGCCTGCTGGAGTCCAGGGCGCGCGAGCTGCTGCTCGACGGCACGACCGTCGTCGGCGCCGTGCTCGACGGGCCGCACGGGCAGGTGCGGGTCCGGGCCCGCGGCGGCGTGCTGATCGCGGCGGGCGGCTACGGCGGCTCTCCGCAGGGCGCGGAACTGGAGGACCTGCCGGAACTCGTCGAGAGCGCGCCTCCGGTGGTCGACGGCGATTCGATCGCGCTCGCCGAGCAGACGGGAGCGGGCCTGGTCCGGGGCGCCGACCCGTTCTTCAGCGTCGGGTACGCGTTCCCCGGCGAGGTCCACCCCGGCACGGACGTCCCGCTGGTGCGACCGCTGCTGACGCACCTCGGCTCGCCGCACTCGCTGATCGTGAACCGGGACGGGCGCCGGTTCGGCGACGAGAGCTACTACGGCGCGTTGATCAGCGCGCTGCGCCGCTTCGACGCCCGGCAGCGCCGGTGGGCGAACGTGCCGTGCTGGTTCGTCGTCGACGACGAGTTCCGCCGCCGCTACGGCATAGGCCCGCACGCGCCGGGCGCGCCGTGGCCGAGCTCGATCCCGCGCGCCGACGACCTCCGCGAGCTGGCCGGGCTGATCGGCGTCGACGAGAACGGGCTGGAGCGGACCGTCGCCGAGTTCAACCGGGCCGCCGACCTCGGCGAGGATCCCGAGTTCGGCCGGGGTTCGCTGCCGTTCGTGCGGCGGACCTACGGCGACCCGGCCCACGGGCCGAACCCCTGCCTGGGCGCGCTGCGGACACCTCCGTTCCACGCCCTCGAACTGTCCCTGGTCGGGTTCGGCATGGGCACGCTCGGCCTGCGGATCGATCGGGACGCCCGGGTGCTCCGGCGCGACGGTTCCCCGGTCGACGGGCTCTACGCGACGGGCAACGCCGCGGCCACCCGCGAGCTGCGCGGGTACGTCACCGGGCTGGCCAACGCCCGCAACTACACCTACGCCTACCGCGCGGCCGGGCACGCCTCCGGCCGCCGCGCCGTCCCTGAGAGCCCGTGA
- a CDS encoding sensor histidine kinase, with product MTDTRPAGRPSWTGGALQKRLRTLNLITTVPPVAIAGVASLVLTAQTWAHVVIQAVGVAAAVATAERWTAGDFLRVARPCLVVTAAVWLAGALTDAYGAAYGVCLVGAFLIPPLRRHRLAALLGLTAFVAALGAANLLVHGDDTGARLFQYVVVPALTLPVGTAFVFLNQRFYDLIAEVEQSRERDAELAVMRERMRFAGDLHDIQGHTLHVVKLKVALAEKLLDVDTGRVREELREVHTLVGDTIVQTKELAHAQRRLNLSAELENAKNLFEAAGIRVRVEREADAHPRIGELLGQVLRETTTNILRHAQAGQVRITLSVTGITIVNDGAAESGPPELSGLAALRERVADHGGELEVSRRDGRFRTAAAFRDLPDREETR from the coding sequence ATGACCGACACCCGCCCCGCGGGCCGCCCGAGCTGGACCGGTGGCGCGCTGCAGAAGCGGCTGCGCACGCTCAACCTGATCACGACGGTGCCGCCGGTCGCGATCGCCGGCGTGGCCTCGCTGGTGCTCACGGCCCAAACCTGGGCGCACGTCGTGATCCAGGCCGTGGGAGTCGCGGCGGCCGTGGCGACCGCCGAGCGCTGGACGGCGGGCGACTTCCTCCGCGTCGCCCGGCCCTGCCTGGTCGTGACCGCGGCGGTGTGGCTCGCCGGGGCGCTCACCGACGCCTACGGCGCGGCCTACGGGGTCTGCCTCGTGGGCGCGTTCCTGATCCCGCCGCTGCGCCGCCACCGGCTCGCGGCGCTGCTCGGGTTGACCGCCTTCGTCGCCGCGCTGGGTGCGGCGAACCTGCTCGTCCACGGCGACGACACCGGCGCCCGGCTCTTCCAGTACGTCGTGGTGCCCGCCCTGACCCTGCCGGTGGGGACCGCTTTCGTGTTCCTCAACCAGCGCTTCTACGACCTGATCGCCGAAGTGGAGCAGTCGAGGGAGCGGGACGCCGAACTGGCCGTGATGCGCGAGCGCATGCGCTTCGCCGGGGACCTGCACGACATCCAGGGCCACACGCTGCACGTGGTGAAGCTGAAGGTCGCGCTCGCCGAGAAGCTGCTGGACGTCGACACCGGCCGGGTGCGGGAGGAACTGCGGGAGGTGCACACCCTGGTCGGCGACACCATCGTGCAGACCAAGGAACTCGCGCACGCCCAGCGGCGGCTGAACCTGTCCGCGGAGCTGGAGAACGCGAAGAACCTCTTCGAGGCGGCGGGGATTCGGGTGCGCGTCGAACGCGAAGCCGACGCGCACCCGCGCATCGGCGAGCTGCTCGGCCAGGTCCTGCGCGAGACCACGACGAACATCCTGCGCCACGCCCAGGCAGGCCAGGTCCGGATCACGCTGTCGGTCACCGGCATCACCATCGTCAACGACGGCGCGGCGGAGTCCGGTCCGCCGGAGCTGAGCGGGCTCGCCGCGCTGCGCGAGCGCGTCGCCGATCACGGCGGCGAGCTGGAGGTGTCGCGGCGGGACGGCCGGTTCCGCACCGCGGCGGCCTTCCGCGACCTGCCGGACCGGGAGGAGACCCGATGA
- a CDS encoding aldo/keto reductase, translating into MRYRELGSSGLEVSEIALGSWMFFDDDTDLEANRAVTEAALDAGITLFDTANIYGNGAAELAWGEILSRHPRDSYLLATKVWGAMPETGRGLSAPKIAQQIDASLTRLRTDHVDLYQAHRFDPEVPIEETITALQRVVEQGKARHLGFSEWTPEQIRAAIDLAGPELFASSQPQYSMLWQAPEAELFGLCAENDIAQIVWSPLAQGMLTGKYRPGTPPPEGSRRVDAQGSRAMTAIFDETVALAAVDRLAPIADGAGLDLTTLALAWVLRRGEVAAAIVGASRPEQVWANTAASGVELSPDVLAAVDDALGDAPVTTPTLAPGAVEGVRRG; encoded by the coding sequence ATGCGGTACCGCGAGCTCGGCTCGTCCGGCCTGGAAGTCTCCGAGATCGCCCTCGGTTCCTGGATGTTCTTCGACGACGACACCGACCTGGAAGCCAACCGGGCGGTCACCGAGGCAGCGCTCGACGCGGGCATCACCCTGTTCGACACCGCCAACATCTACGGCAACGGCGCCGCGGAACTGGCCTGGGGGGAGATCCTCTCGCGCCACCCGAGGGATTCCTACCTGCTGGCCACCAAGGTCTGGGGCGCCATGCCGGAGACCGGACGGGGCCTGTCCGCGCCCAAGATCGCCCAGCAGATCGACGCATCGCTGACCCGCCTGCGCACCGACCACGTCGACCTCTACCAGGCCCACCGGTTCGACCCGGAGGTCCCGATCGAGGAAACGATCACCGCGCTGCAGCGCGTCGTGGAGCAGGGCAAGGCCCGCCACCTCGGTTTCAGCGAGTGGACGCCGGAGCAGATCCGGGCGGCGATCGATCTCGCCGGGCCGGAGCTGTTCGCGTCCTCGCAACCGCAGTACTCGATGCTGTGGCAGGCGCCGGAAGCCGAACTTTTCGGCCTGTGCGCCGAGAACGACATCGCGCAGATCGTCTGGTCCCCGCTGGCGCAGGGCATGCTCACCGGCAAGTACCGACCCGGCACGCCGCCGCCGGAGGGCAGCCGCCGAGTCGACGCGCAGGGCTCGCGGGCGATGACGGCGATCTTCGACGAGACCGTGGCGCTGGCCGCCGTCGACCGCTTGGCGCCCATCGCGGACGGGGCCGGGCTGGACCTCACGACGTTGGCCCTGGCGTGGGTGCTGCGCCGCGGTGAGGTCGCCGCCGCCATCGTCGGCGCCTCCCGGCCGGAGCAGGTCTGGGCGAACACCGCGGCCTCCGGGGTGGAGCTCTCCCCGGACGTGCTCGCGGCCGTGGACGACGCGCTGGGCGATGCCCCCGTGACCACCCCGACCCTCGCCCCCGGAGCAGTCGAAGGCGTCCGGCGCGGCTGA
- a CDS encoding response regulator transcription factor, whose protein sequence is MTTVVLADDEALLRKALSALLPLEGEITVLAEAEDGRAAVTATLRHEPDVLVIDLEMPRVDGLGAVAEIRRERPGQVILMLTRHARPGVLRRALKLGVQGFVSKSAEPAHITSVIKALHAGKRWIDPDVSALAVVDDCPLTERELDVLRATRDGFSAAEIAARLHLAEGTVRNYLSSALQKTQTRTRHEAARYAREHDWL, encoded by the coding sequence ATGACCACGGTGGTGCTCGCCGACGACGAGGCGCTGCTGCGCAAGGCGCTCTCCGCCCTGCTACCCCTGGAAGGCGAGATCACGGTGCTCGCCGAAGCCGAGGACGGCCGGGCCGCGGTCACCGCCACCCTGCGGCACGAGCCGGACGTGCTCGTGATCGACCTGGAGATGCCGCGGGTCGACGGCCTCGGCGCCGTCGCCGAGATCCGCCGGGAACGACCGGGACAGGTGATCCTCATGCTCACCCGGCACGCGCGGCCCGGCGTGCTGCGCCGCGCGTTGAAGCTCGGCGTCCAGGGCTTCGTCAGCAAATCCGCGGAACCCGCGCACATCACGTCGGTGATCAAGGCGCTGCACGCGGGCAAGCGCTGGATCGACCCCGACGTCTCCGCGCTCGCGGTAGTCGACGACTGCCCGCTCACCGAACGCGAACTCGACGTCCTGCGCGCGACCCGCGACGGCTTCTCGGCCGCCGAGATCGCCGCACGCCTGCACCTCGCGGAAGGCACCGTCCGCAACTACCTGTCGAGCGCCCTGCAGAAGACCCAGACCCGAACCCGCCACGAAGCAGCCCGCTACGCCCGCGAACACGACTGGCTGTAG
- a CDS encoding cytochrome P450 family protein, whose amino-acid sequence MQTPEPYVLDPDATDIHAEAARVRERGPVAQVVLPGEVVAWSVSDPATLRRLLTDPRVSKDPNRHWPAWINGEVSADWPLMAWIARQDMLNAYGSEHRRLRSLVSQAFTARRVEAMRPWIGRVVEELLDELAEDGADVVDLRARFCYPLPIEVICQLVGVPEGGPRAQLRYLTDVLVSTTAEPGAAAAAFDAGRNLFLELIAERRRDPGDDLTSALLTLRDEQHSLLSEEELIQTLLLLIGAGHETTANHLDHAITALLTHPDQLAQVRSGERGWDDAIEEALRWQPPVSVMPLRYAVEDIAVGDVTIRAGDPILAAFGSANRCPRAHQDADRFDITREDKEHLTFGHGTHFCLGSSLARLESALALPALFDRYPNLSLAVPAAELRPYPSFISNGHAELPVYLGL is encoded by the coding sequence ATGCAGACGCCCGAGCCGTACGTCCTCGATCCGGACGCGACCGACATCCACGCCGAGGCCGCGCGCGTGCGCGAGCGCGGCCCGGTCGCGCAGGTGGTGCTACCGGGGGAGGTCGTCGCCTGGTCCGTCTCCGATCCGGCGACGTTGCGGCGGTTGCTGACCGACCCGAGGGTGTCGAAGGACCCGAATCGGCACTGGCCCGCTTGGATCAACGGGGAGGTCTCCGCGGACTGGCCGCTGATGGCGTGGATCGCCCGGCAGGACATGCTCAACGCGTACGGTTCGGAGCACCGGCGGTTGCGCTCGCTGGTCTCGCAGGCCTTCACGGCTCGCCGGGTCGAGGCGATGCGCCCGTGGATCGGGCGGGTCGTCGAAGAACTCCTCGACGAGCTCGCCGAGGACGGCGCCGACGTCGTCGACCTCCGCGCGCGGTTCTGCTATCCGCTGCCCATCGAGGTGATCTGCCAGCTGGTCGGCGTCCCCGAAGGCGGTCCGCGCGCGCAGCTGCGGTACCTCACCGACGTCCTGGTGTCCACCACGGCCGAACCCGGTGCTGCCGCCGCCGCGTTCGACGCCGGGCGGAACCTGTTCCTGGAGCTCATCGCCGAGCGCCGCCGCGACCCCGGCGACGATCTCACCAGCGCGCTGCTCACCCTCCGCGACGAGCAGCACTCCCTTCTCTCCGAGGAGGAGCTGATCCAGACCCTGCTCCTGCTCATCGGCGCCGGGCACGAGACGACCGCGAACCACCTCGACCACGCGATCACGGCCCTGCTCACCCACCCCGACCAGCTCGCGCAGGTCCGGTCCGGCGAGCGCGGCTGGGACGACGCGATCGAGGAAGCGCTGCGCTGGCAGCCGCCCGTCTCGGTGATGCCGCTGCGCTACGCCGTCGAGGACATCGCGGTCGGGGACGTGACGATCCGCGCGGGCGACCCGATCCTGGCGGCCTTCGGCAGCGCCAACCGGTGCCCGCGAGCGCACCAGGACGCCGATCGCTTCGACATCACCCGCGAGGACAAGGAACACCTGACCTTCGGTCACGGCACGCACTTCTGCCTCGGCTCGTCGCTGGCCCGCCTGGAATCGGCGCTCGCACTACCGGCCCTGTTCGACCGCTACCCGAACCTGTCGCTCGCGGTCCCGGCGGCCGAGCTCCGCCCCTACCCCTCCTTCATCTCCAACGGCCACGCCGAACTCCCAGTCTATTTAGGACTGTGA
- a CDS encoding AMP-binding protein — translation MAIRSPYPDVDVPDVSLTEFLFGAGPGDHADKTALVDGTTGTAMTFGDLHTAVHGVAAGLHARGARTGDVIGLVGANSPEWVLAFHGALRANATVTTANPLYTAGELANQFADSGARFVITAAALRDKVVAAAAKAGIDPDAVFTLEPADGHCDLAELAAERGAPPAPVTGGGGTAVLPYSSGTTGRAKGVVLIHRNLVANVLQFDRMVSSTRGSAQLAVLPLFHIYGMTVLMNHCLHTRAPLTTMPRFELAEMLRLVREHRVRKLYVAPPTVLALAKDELVDSYDLSSLEIVFSGAAPLDGELGKALTERLGCAVVQGYGMTEMSPVSHAVPEDRLDLDPASCGVPLPGVECRLVDPATGADVGPGERGELWVRGPNVMSGYLNNAAATAETLDADGYLHTGDVATITADGVLTIVDRVKELIKYKGYQVPPAELEALLLTHPAVDDAAVIGIRDDHGEEVPKAFVVRRAGSELSPDAVLAYVAERIAPHKKVRAVEFVDVIPKSAAGKILRNQLRTRPPRE, via the coding sequence ATGGCGATCCGCAGCCCGTACCCCGACGTCGACGTCCCGGACGTCTCGCTGACCGAGTTCCTGTTCGGGGCGGGCCCCGGGGACCACGCCGACAAGACCGCGCTCGTCGACGGCACGACCGGCACCGCGATGACGTTCGGCGACCTGCACACCGCCGTGCACGGCGTCGCCGCCGGACTGCACGCTCGCGGTGCCCGCACCGGAGACGTGATCGGACTGGTCGGGGCGAACTCCCCGGAGTGGGTGCTGGCCTTCCACGGCGCGCTGCGCGCCAACGCCACCGTGACGACGGCGAACCCGCTCTACACGGCCGGGGAGCTGGCGAACCAGTTCGCCGACTCGGGCGCCCGGTTCGTCATCACGGCGGCGGCACTGCGGGACAAGGTGGTGGCGGCCGCGGCGAAGGCCGGGATCGACCCGGACGCGGTGTTCACCCTCGAACCCGCCGACGGGCACTGCGACCTCGCCGAGCTCGCGGCGGAGCGCGGCGCGCCGCCCGCGCCGGTCACCGGCGGCGGTGGCACGGCGGTGCTGCCGTACTCCTCGGGCACCACCGGCCGGGCCAAGGGCGTGGTGCTGATCCACCGCAACCTCGTCGCCAACGTCCTGCAGTTCGACCGGATGGTGTCCTCGACCAGGGGCAGCGCTCAGCTGGCCGTGCTGCCGCTGTTCCACATCTACGGCATGACCGTGCTGATGAACCACTGCCTGCACACCCGCGCGCCGCTGACCACGATGCCGCGCTTCGAGCTCGCCGAGATGCTGCGCCTGGTGCGCGAGCACCGGGTCCGCAAGCTCTACGTCGCGCCGCCCACGGTGCTCGCGCTGGCCAAGGACGAGCTCGTCGACTCCTACGACCTGTCCAGCCTGGAGATCGTCTTCTCCGGCGCCGCGCCGCTGGACGGGGAGCTCGGCAAGGCGCTCACCGAACGGCTGGGGTGCGCGGTCGTGCAGGGCTACGGGATGACCGAGATGTCCCCGGTGTCGCACGCGGTCCCCGAGGACCGGCTGGACCTCGACCCGGCGAGCTGCGGTGTCCCGCTGCCCGGAGTCGAGTGCCGCCTGGTGGACCCGGCGACGGGCGCGGACGTCGGGCCCGGCGAGCGCGGTGAGCTGTGGGTGCGCGGCCCGAACGTCATGTCCGGCTACCTGAACAACGCCGCGGCCACCGCGGAGACCCTCGACGCGGACGGCTACCTGCACACCGGCGACGTCGCGACGATCACCGCCGACGGCGTGCTCACGATCGTCGACCGCGTCAAGGAGTTGATCAAGTACAAGGGCTACCAGGTGCCGCCCGCCGAGCTGGAGGCGTTGCTGCTCACCCACCCGGCCGTCGACGACGCGGCGGTGATCGGCATCCGCGACGACCACGGCGAGGAGGTGCCGAAGGCGTTCGTCGTGCGACGCGCCGGGAGCGAGCTCTCCCCCGACGCGGTCCTCGCCTACGTGGCCGAGCGGATCGCCCCGCACAAGAAGGTCCGCGCCGTCGAATTCGTCGACGTGATCCCGAAATCCGCCGCCGGCAAGATCCTCCGCAACCAACTCCGCACCCGTCCCCCGCGGGAGTGA
- a CDS encoding alpha/beta hydrolase, with translation MRRFLLPVALGAALAATTSVVVPALSAAPATDELNWGPCPETPVPTPDLECTTLRVPLDHRDPGGPTIELAISRLPSTNPEQRRGVLFTNPGGPGGSGLDYPQLLTSTALPSPLPRSVRDRYDVIGFDPRGVGHSTPVTCDLTPEQLAIGNLPYANDPADVVRQAEVAKAEARQCAEAETGAMLPHTTTANTARDMDRIRAALGEPTASYLGASYGSYLGAVYATLFPERGDRIVLDSNLGPGGYGIEAMRAFGRGMQERFPDFAEFAARHPEHGLGTTPDEVTAKYHELAARLDREPVAAYTGSIFRGMTFSSLYGSDMGALARAWRSLDRGEEPEVPGGEPPVSDNVPAARFAVLCGDSAWPRSVQSYQRDVAVDRERYPLIGAASANIAACAFWATDPVEPKVAITDGGPSNVLMVQNERDPGTPLSGARELRSALGERARMVTVEEGGHGVYAVGANRCANDAVTEFLVTGERPEDTTCAAQPR, from the coding sequence ATGCGCAGGTTCCTGCTGCCGGTGGCCCTCGGCGCCGCCCTCGCCGCGACGACCTCGGTGGTGGTCCCGGCGCTGTCCGCGGCACCGGCCACCGATGAGCTGAACTGGGGCCCCTGCCCGGAAACGCCCGTTCCGACACCGGATCTGGAGTGCACGACGCTGCGGGTCCCGCTGGACCACCGGGACCCCGGAGGCCCCACCATCGAGCTCGCGATCTCGCGCCTGCCCAGCACGAATCCCGAGCAGCGGCGCGGTGTGCTGTTCACGAACCCGGGCGGGCCCGGCGGCAGCGGGCTGGACTACCCGCAGCTGCTCACGAGCACGGCGCTGCCCTCGCCGCTGCCGCGCAGCGTGCGCGACCGGTACGACGTGATCGGGTTCGACCCGCGCGGAGTCGGTCATAGCACGCCCGTGACGTGCGACCTGACGCCGGAGCAGCTGGCCATCGGGAACCTGCCCTACGCGAACGACCCGGCCGACGTGGTGCGGCAGGCGGAGGTCGCGAAAGCGGAGGCCCGCCAGTGCGCGGAAGCCGAGACCGGCGCGATGCTGCCGCACACCACCACGGCGAACACCGCCCGCGACATGGACCGGATCCGCGCGGCGCTGGGGGAGCCCACGGCGTCCTACCTCGGCGCCTCCTACGGCAGCTACCTGGGCGCGGTCTACGCGACGTTGTTCCCCGAGCGCGGCGACCGGATCGTGCTGGACAGCAACCTCGGTCCGGGCGGCTACGGCATCGAGGCGATGCGGGCCTTCGGCCGCGGCATGCAGGAGCGGTTCCCGGACTTCGCGGAGTTCGCCGCCCGGCACCCCGAACACGGGCTGGGCACCACACCGGACGAGGTGACCGCGAAGTACCACGAGCTCGCCGCCCGCCTGGACCGCGAACCGGTCGCGGCCTACACCGGCTCGATCTTCCGCGGCATGACGTTCTCCTCGCTGTACGGCTCGGACATGGGTGCGCTGGCGCGGGCGTGGCGGTCCCTGGACCGGGGCGAGGAACCCGAGGTGCCGGGCGGTGAGCCGCCGGTGTCGGACAACGTCCCGGCGGCCCGCTTCGCCGTGCTCTGCGGCGACTCGGCCTGGCCGCGTTCGGTGCAGAGCTACCAGCGGGACGTAGCGGTCGACCGGGAGCGGTACCCGCTGATCGGCGCTGCCTCGGCGAACATCGCGGCCTGCGCGTTCTGGGCGACGGACCCGGTCGAGCCGAAGGTGGCGATCACCGACGGCGGCCCGTCGAACGTGCTCATGGTGCAGAACGAGCGCGACCCGGGGACGCCGTTGAGCGGCGCGCGCGAACTGCGGTCGGCGCTCGGCGAGCGCGCCCGGATGGTGACCGTCGAGGAGGGCGGTCACGGCGTCTACGCGGTCGGCGCCAACCGCTGCGCGAACGACGCGGTGACGGAGTTCCTGGTCACGGGTGAGCGGCCGGAGGACACCACCTGCGCGGCGCAGCCCCGCTGA
- a CDS encoding MFS transporter, producing MPDTTSPAGAATTTGTNPAMARRAAMAGGVGTLIEYYDFSVYAFLAVTIGPLFFPSGQPAVSLLLTLAVFGSAYVMRPIGGWFFGRLGDRRGRRHALVVTVVAMGVCCGLLGILPTYSAVGVLAPVLLVLIRLAQGFSAGGEIGGAATYVAESAPPRRRGLYGSVTALGSTFGFALSAAIVGLVSTLTTDEQMAAWGWRIPFLISIPLAVLCLWVRVRLEDTAEFAEMADKQEVVRSPLLQVVKERPGAVLRVIGIAIAMNGSGYIGLTYFNVYLINDLGFEEQAVYWTSAIGIALACVTYPIAGALSDRFGRRPVLITAYVGYLVIAWPAFAVLGATSSIVVVGLVYVVYMSFNGFAQVPAFPQFTELFPRRVRYTGVALGFNVGTIIAGGSAPYIAAQLVQSTGDPMAPAFWVMGVAVVGLVTVLTMRETSRERLPV from the coding sequence ATGCCCGACACGACCTCACCCGCCGGTGCGGCGACGACGACCGGGACGAACCCGGCGATGGCCCGCCGCGCCGCCATGGCGGGCGGCGTCGGCACGCTGATCGAGTACTACGACTTCAGCGTCTACGCCTTCCTCGCCGTGACGATCGGCCCGCTGTTCTTCCCCAGCGGCCAGCCCGCCGTGTCGCTGCTGCTCACGCTGGCGGTGTTCGGTTCCGCGTACGTGATGCGGCCGATCGGCGGCTGGTTCTTCGGGCGGCTCGGCGACCGCCGCGGCCGGCGGCACGCGCTGGTCGTGACGGTCGTGGCGATGGGCGTGTGCTGCGGGCTGCTGGGCATCCTGCCGACGTACTCCGCGGTCGGCGTGCTCGCGCCGGTGCTGCTGGTGCTGATCCGGCTGGCGCAGGGGTTCTCGGCGGGCGGCGAGATCGGCGGCGCGGCGACCTACGTCGCGGAGTCCGCCCCGCCCCGGCGGCGCGGGCTCTACGGCTCGGTCACGGCGCTCGGCTCGACCTTCGGCTTCGCGCTGTCGGCGGCGATCGTGGGCCTGGTCAGCACGCTGACCACCGACGAGCAGATGGCCGCGTGGGGGTGGCGGATCCCGTTCCTGATCTCCATCCCGCTGGCGGTGCTGTGCCTGTGGGTGCGGGTCCGGCTGGAGGACACCGCGGAGTTCGCCGAGATGGCCGACAAGCAGGAAGTCGTGCGCAGTCCGCTGCTGCAGGTCGTCAAGGAGCGCCCGGGCGCGGTGCTGCGGGTCATCGGCATCGCGATCGCGATGAACGGCAGCGGCTACATCGGCCTGACCTACTTCAACGTCTACCTGATCAACGATCTCGGTTTCGAGGAGCAGGCGGTGTACTGGACCTCGGCGATCGGCATCGCGCTCGCCTGCGTGACGTACCCGATCGCCGGTGCGCTCTCGGACCGGTTCGGGCGCAGGCCGGTGCTGATCACCGCGTACGTCGGCTACCTGGTCATCGCCTGGCCCGCCTTCGCGGTGCTCGGGGCGACGTCGAGCATCGTCGTCGTCGGGCTCGTCTACGTCGTCTACATGTCGTTCAACGGCTTCGCGCAGGTCCCGGCGTTCCCCCAGTTCACCGAGCTGTTCCCGCGACGCGTGCGCTACACCGGCGTGGCGCTGGGCTTCAACGTCGGCACGATCATCGCCGGGGGCAGCGCGCCCTACATCGCCGCGCAGCTCGTGCAGAGCACCGGGGACCCGATGGCTCCGGCGTTCTGGGTGATGGGCGTCGCGGTGGTCGGTCTCGTGACGGTGCTGACCATGCGGGAGACCAGCCGCGAACGGCTGCCGGTGTGA
- a CDS encoding DUF3558 family protein, producing MTRFGAARLGLVGLAVAASLAACGQGEQVASPKDPSNESPCDLVPSQTIHELGFHEAGEETTDGCTWKSAGGGVELAVGVEPERSVQDFRDEAAKYSDFGELTVGEHPAVRANSGDPKADGKCELVVAANAEQAVSAKAKIPSGATADPCALAQRALDAAVPSWPAAE from the coding sequence ATGACCCGCTTCGGAGCGGCACGGCTCGGGTTGGTCGGCCTCGCCGTCGCGGCGTCGCTGGCCGCCTGCGGCCAGGGCGAGCAGGTGGCGTCCCCGAAGGACCCGAGCAACGAGTCCCCGTGCGACCTGGTGCCCTCCCAGACGATCCACGAGCTGGGTTTCCACGAGGCGGGCGAGGAGACCACCGACGGCTGCACCTGGAAGTCCGCGGGCGGTGGCGTGGAGCTCGCGGTCGGCGTGGAGCCGGAGCGCTCCGTGCAGGACTTCCGCGACGAGGCCGCGAAGTACTCCGACTTCGGCGAGCTGACCGTCGGCGAGCACCCCGCGGTCCGCGCCAACTCCGGCGACCCGAAGGCCGACGGCAAGTGCGAACTGGTCGTGGCCGCCAACGCCGAGCAGGCCGTCTCGGCCAAGGCCAAGATCCCCAGTGGGGCCACCGCGGACCCCTGCGCCCTCGCTCAACGAGCCCTCGACGCAGCCGTCCCCTCCTGGCCCGCGGCGGAGTGA